AATAATGCCAAGCCACTGAATTGTTTGTGAATTTGATAACTGCTAGTGTTTTGAGGTTTCTATTTGACTTGGGTAGACTTGTTAATAAAGCTAAAAAAAAGGTTGTAATCTAGTTGTTTGGTAACAATTTGTTATATTTTCTGTCTTTATTCACCAAATTATTTAAATGCTTAGATATCATatacttttatttgttctttATCTCTTGAATGTCCCTTGATGAACTGATATGAACACTAGTCTTTGTGGAGGCAATGCTGGAGTAATTTATCACGGATGTCATTGTCTAATTTGCTTACTATATATGCCTGCAGTGCAAAAAGCCAAAAGGGGCCATGGTTGTTGTTTGTGTCTGAAAGTGGCTATGGAAAACGGGTTCCTTTAAGCAGTTTCCGGATTTCACCTTTGAATCGAGTTGGTTTGATTGGATACAAGGTAATTCAACCATCACTCTGTTGTCAACTTCAACAGTACGAACTTGTCTGTTCTTTTAAAACGTGTGTTTCTTTGTTGGTTATTCAGTTTGCTGCTGAGGATCGCTTGGCTGCTGTTTTTGTGGTTGGATTCACATTAGCAGGTATTTTTTCTCAGTATTGCACTTAGTATGACATCCTTGGTTCCTGTTTCAATCAttagttatttttgtttaatGTCGGTGCTGTTATTGTGATTTAAGTTGTGTACTTGTGAGATTTCATTTAGTATCATTATCTGTATGACTGTATCAGAGGATGGCGAAAGTGATGAACAAGTGGTTCTTGTAAGCCAAAGTGGTACAGTCAACAGAATCAAGGTCCGGGATATTTCTATACAGTCTCGATTTGCAAGGTAAGATAAGGGTTTCTTCTATTATATTAGCAGCTTGTTTTAATTTTCCGAATGGAGTTTAATTCTTGAGTAGATTAATATAAACAAATCAATCAAGATATTTAGGGGAAACAAATATGCCTCCAAAGAAATAAAACAAGCAAAGATCTCTTTCATATATGAATCTTTGACTGGTTTCTGAGTGTATATATATGTCTGGTTTGGGTCCACCGAGGATGTAATGTACCAATGTGTGTGTGTCCTTCAAGCCAATAAATATACTGTGAACCAAAACATAGATATAATTCCTTTGACTTTGCATTTGGTCTAGTTGCTACATTTTGCGTCTTCCTGTTCCAACATGAAATTAACCTTGTACCAGAGCAGGTGACCAGTATGTTACCCAATCAGGCACTggaaaatttcaataaaattacCTGTCTCATCATTATTCCGTTACCTAGCTCTTGCTGGTTTACCGATGGTTGTTTTTGTTGAATCTGTTAGGGGGGTTATTTTGATGCGCCTTGATCATGCTGGAAAGATTCAATCAGCTTCCTTAATCTCGGCAACAGATTGTGAGCCTGATGAAGTTTTAGCTATCACTCAAAGCTAGTTGTAGATCAGCCTCCAAGCCCCTTTATCTTTAAGGTTTTCTCTCCAGGTTAGGAGAAACGGCGGTAATTTGTTCTTGGCGCCTTGTAAATTTCATGTATGTGGCATTAGACGAGTGAAAAACATGCACCTTAGGTTATAGAATCACTAGGCATTATTAATCTGTCTGTCGGCCGAAGACAACTACTAATTCCTAGGTTTGTCAGTGTTTTCGGTATCTGATGTATGTATTGGTGCAAAACTACAAGATGTAACTGTACCACTATTGCATATCCCAACTGTTTCTGTTTGAAATTCTAGTTCTTAAATATCCGAGAATCTTATCCAAATTTGCCATGGGAGAGTTTGGTCTTTGGTGTATGAAAAATTAGCATGGAGTTCAGAATTTGGCATTATTCACAATTCAAGTTTTTTATGCTTGGATTATGATAAAATTGATCATTACAAATTTCATAGAATTGAGAAATCAAATGAGTTCAAACTAATTACTTTTTAATGATACCAAAACTTGCCTAGCTGTTATCTGttgaaattatttaaataaattaaatctcAAAGGCAATCAAAAATGGATCAACCGTACTCAAAAGTATGTTTGGGTAGTTACACTATGTGTATTTGGATTTTGTCTTTAAAATAGAAATGTAAATGGACAGATAgactcttttttttctattctcaTAAAGTATAGAAAATATTAAGATTCTGTCTTTCGAAGAGAAAATTtgtcttttctttctcttcgtTGAGTTTCTGTAATTATTATGTTTCTCTCCTAAAAGCAAAATCCAAACGCAGCCTTTAAGGTCGTAGCTCTGATAAACCCTTACAACCAGGTACATCAACCCACTCCATCTCACAAACAAGTTCACCACACTCAACATTTTTCAATCTCAAGATCATCTCTTGGATTATAGTCCCATCTTGCCAAATGCAAGAGCTCTCTTCAGCAAGGCAGTTAACCCTATTTGGCTGAATCCTCTTCACCACGCACCCATCTGGAAGCCTCTCCAACCCCATCACCAAGCACTGAAGATAAGGCCTCAGTTCTATAATCGCCTCACCCATTTTGTCGTCCGACGATAAGGTGTCTTTGTCGTAAATCGTCTGCATGAAGAAACAGATTGCAGAACTAAAGCCATTAACTAGTGTAATTCAAGAATTACCTTATTTTTAATAACAGATTTAAGTGCAAACAATTTTAGTTatgaaaaatataaactaaCTTGATATCCATTAAAGATTGGATTAGTTCGACAAAACTATACAGAGTGGTTTGATGGGTTTTTGTTAAACTAACTAAATATTTGAAATAAATATGATCAGAcggatttttttatttgtttttttttttatctccaCCACTTTATGAGTGCTAAAGATGCATTTATGCTATTGTTGTGATATCCTGATGATGGCGAATTGGCAATGACCAATAATGACaaacatgaaaaagaaaaaaaaaacattatgCTTAATACGTACCAAATTTATTGGAGTATTAAAATCCTTAATAGAAAGAATCAGTTCTTCATTCCACTCTGGATTACAGTTGTCTTTGATGACCTTAGTTTTGAGCTTCTGcacatcaaatttcaaattaaagAATCAATGTGTTATCTTATAAAATGCATGTATTTTCAGTGAGAAGATTCTACATTTCAATTAGGAGTGAGCATGGGTCGGATTAGTTCGGGTTTAGGATGAAATTAGaactaattttaattcaaaggaataatctttcaaaattttcaatccATAATTCTTCATTAAAGGgcaacatatatacatatatatatatatatatatatatatatatatatatatatatatatgtataattaaTACATGGTCGGTTCACAGATTGGTTTGGATTCTGCACTCTCAAAACTGTTATCCAGACCCATACTAGAGAGAGTCATTGATTTAGTTCGAGTTGGACCTGATTATCCGTTAATTCTAGAACTAATTTAATTGGTTCAATTCGCATTCGAATGCATAATCGAGTTCGAACGGATAATCGAGTACCCGCTACCTGTGCTCACCCTTAATTTCAATAGGAGATATGAgttgttttctttttatccttgTAATGAAATGATGTGTTGAGATCACACCATGAAAGAGTTACAATCAAATTTAATTGGTCTGTTAATTAGACAATAATGTGTCACAAAATAACTATATTACCTATAATTATCTAACCGACAAAAAAATCAatctaatttataattttattttcagaATATTTTCCTattaatccaaaaaaattaaacaggCACAAAACTAAAGAGCATTCAAGTTCCAAAAATTCTAATGCTTTTGCAGTAGAAATATgataattaacaaaattaaaaaaagtgtTCATGTAACAAAGATCCTTGAAATAACAAGATTCTAACCTGTTCCCCTATGTTGACAACAACATAAGGGTCACTAGAAGAAGTATCTCGAACTGCGAGATTAATGCCTTTCTTAATCCTAAGTTTGAGGAGACCCAAGATACTGTCCATCGCAACACACCTCTATTAATTTCTGCACACCacaaagataaaaagatatcaatgatattaatttaattttgttacaATTTATCTATCTCTAATCTGCTGTTAACATTGAATGAATAAAACGAGAATTGAATGTTTAAGAAAAACATTATATCAACATAGGAAAGAGCAAAACTAGAATCATTAATGGGTTACGTACGATGTTGTTGTGTGTCCAAATTTTTATGGATTCAAACCCCAAAACAGAGATCAGAGGAGAAAACTAGTTAGCCAAGGTCAAATCATAACCTTGGCTTGTAACAAAGTTTGTGATCTCCTTGTGTTATAGGGGCCTAGGGCATTTCTATTCTCTGTGGCCCTCTATCTCCAGCTACTCCTACAAACTAGTGTGACCACAAATATTATTAAAGATTTATATTATACTCAAATTAGTACTTAAAAATATAATGATAAATCAAATTGGTATTTTTGTTAATTAGAAAATGATGTGACGtattatcatttaatttatttatagaaCGGTTAATTTGATATACAATTGTATCTTttagaaataaatttaaaatatttaatcttttgaaaactaaattgatatgtttgtaattttttaaaaattattttgattattaatcATAAATATAACTTTAATGTATTgtcaatataaaataattctATATGTGCATCTAATTATACAACGtcgtataaaaaaataactacttttttacattaattatataaataatccTCTAAAAAAATCATTATGATTGGACAAATAACATTTTACATTAGTTCATCAAAATTAACTTTATCATTAATTTTAGTAGCCATAATTGCTCTAATAGTTGTTGGTCCATATAATTCATATATAAAGTCAGGAGAACTAGGGTGACATTTGTATATCCACGCATATTTCATTGACCCTAAGAAAtgaaatatatatatcaaaGAGAGTAACATCACACACATCTAATCTAAGTTTAATTACCAGGGCATAACATAATTAGTCCCTAGCATCACATTTGGGTAATCAAGGTAAATTTAATTCTAGATAGTAAGGGGTCCTAAACCATATCCCATgcatagatagatagatagataccataaattccaaataaataaaacattcttgaaggtattattattattatttgttattacTAGTGGGCTTTGGTGGATTGAGTTTGACTGGAAAATCATCAATTTCATCCCTCCAAGGAGTATTCTTCAAAGGTGGTTCAATATTCTTCAATGCTACCCAAACAGCAGTGTTTACCTTGAATCCAGATCCAAATGCCATTTGCCAAACCCTGTCACCTTTCTTCACTCTTCCTTTGGCCTCACAGTATGCCAATTCATACCACACAGAGCTTGATGATGTGTTCCCAAACCTGTAAAGTGTCATTCTAGAAGGTTCCATGTGCCAATCATCAAGCTCAAGACTCTTTTGCATCCTATCAAGAACAGCTCTCCCACCTGCACCAGTAACAAATCCAAAAAacatctttatattttattatatattatataaggTATAAATTCAGATGGAGTCAATTTCACGTTGTTAGAATATAAAtaggatcaattagtattatttaatatatttaaatatttattataggagattacgtctttattattacgatttttttaatatctataaatacccttttatattgtatcattcgAGATAACTTAAATAGACAACTCGAATACCCTCAATAATACACAAATTCTTTTTATATTGTGAACTATTAGATGAAAGTTTAgtcaaattaatcaaattaaattttatgtaaaattgaCTGCAATTGAATTTTTACCGTTATAATTCCAATTAAACTTGGATTAAATCTTTAAAACCCTAAACTTAATAGAATTGGAGGAGTTACCTGTGTGGATGCAAAAGTGATCGAAAGCTAACGTGAAATTGGGGACGTAAGCCTCAATCATGATCTTGAGAAACTTGCGTTTAACGAAGTTGACGACGAACTTCACTTTCTCCGAGATCGGGAGAACAACCGGGCCGAGGGAAGTGATGTGGATCTTGAGAGCGTCCCTGGCCACATTCATGAGTTCTTTCGAGAGAGAAACGCCGATTTTATGAGCCTCGTCTTCTTCCTGAAAGACACATTTGTAGCTGTTGTCGTCGGCGCCGACGTGCGTGCGAAGCGTGTGGATCAGCTGGTATTTTGAACGGCAGCGATCCGAAGGGTGGCTCGAGAGCAGAGCTGCCGAGCCACCCATTCGGAAGAGGCAGTTGGTTAGCATCATTGAAGGGTTGTTGCCTCTGTAAATGCTTGAAGTTTCATTTTCTGTGCTCAGCACCAATGCATATGAATTTGGATGTACCTGTTACATTTTCTGTTAGTTGTTTAATCTGTTAAGTCAAGAGAACTATTCGAACTCAAAACTTTTAggtgaaaagaaaagaatatgttatttgagttataatttattagtaactgaataaaaaatattaaaatttaactatATGTATCAACTAGGTATAAAATACACATATTGTttgaattattttaaatatatattttatactaataattaattaatagtaatttttttatg
This sequence is a window from Arachis stenosperma cultivar V10309 chromosome 10, arast.V10309.gnm1.PFL2, whole genome shotgun sequence. Protein-coding genes within it:
- the LOC130956555 gene encoding protein C2-DOMAIN ABA-RELATED 7-like gives rise to the protein MDSILGLLKLRIKKGINLAVRDTSSSDPYVVVNIGEQKLKTKVIKDNCNPEWNEELILSIKDFNTPINLTIYDKDTLSSDDKMGEAIIELRPYLQCLVMGLERLPDGCVVKRIQPNRVNCLAEESSCIWQDGTIIQEMILRLKNVECGELVCEMEWVDVPGCKGLSELRP
- the LOC130956554 gene encoding 3-ketoacyl-CoA synthase 20-like → MNNLLYLSLLAGAAASAYYYGSGEESLNRSRHSLITSFCLAAAFTYHYVVRRTRYVFLVDFACFKPGLSCLCTTEMILERAKHVGFLSEESLKLVAKILDRSGLGPKTYLPEGVLHIPPKLTFDEARKETDTVLFGAVDELLEKTGVQSKDIGILVVNCCLFNPTPSLSDTIVNHYKLRGNILTYDLSGMGCSAGVLAVDFAKQLLQVHPNSYALVLSTENETSSIYRGNNPSMMLTNCLFRMGGSAALLSSHPSDRCRSKYQLIHTLRTHVGADDNSYKCVFQEEDEAHKIGVSLSKELMNVARDALKIHITSLGPVVLPISEKVKFVVNFVKRKFLKIMIEAYVPNFTLAFDHFCIHTGGRAVLDRMQKSLELDDWHMEPSRMTLYRFGNTSSSSVWYELAYCEAKGRVKKGDRVWQMAFGSGFKVNTAVWVALKNIEPPLKNTPWRDEIDDFPVKLNPPKPTSNNK